A part of Melittangium boletus DSM 14713 genomic DNA contains:
- a CDS encoding helix-turn-helix domain-containing protein, whose protein sequence is MDDKQRRLLGDVARTARLRLGLTQSEVAERVMLQTGVYGRIERGGMTPSVNSLRRICTTLDLSSDELLCLSAPSIEKVKVRSKAPPPAVGEDPELSRIIHLLQDWPSERLALLRKLLGAADSVL, encoded by the coding sequence ATGGACGACAAGCAGCGACGCCTCTTGGGGGATGTGGCTCGGACGGCTCGCCTTCGCCTGGGACTCACCCAGTCGGAGGTGGCCGAAAGGGTCATGTTGCAGACCGGTGTCTATGGCCGCATCGAACGCGGAGGGATGACGCCCAGCGTCAACTCGCTGCGGCGCATCTGCACGACCCTGGATCTCTCCTCGGATGAACTCCTGTGCCTGAGCGCCCCCTCCATCGAGAAGGTGAAGGTCCGGTCGAAGGCGCCCCCGCCCGCCGTCGGAGAGGACCCGGAACTCAGCCGCATCATCCACCTCTTGCAGGACTGGCCTTCCGAGCGGCTGGCGCTCCTGCGCAAGCTCCTGGGCGCGGCTGACTCCGTCCTGTGA
- a CDS encoding serine/threonine-protein kinase: MTGPSRDNPLPLLRPQGPDGLLFEGPEYRYTYVSTLLDDHEESNPLVIARRTSLDEMDIPCLVTLKQVTTPAGEERRDRAIEEVQLATQLDHPAIARVYGLEIHQGEPFVVMEYNPGIFLQTALETALLQGRTLSPAYAVFIAAEMADAIHYAWNSQGEDGQPLRVVHRAIHPMQIRLENGGRVKLLDFGMAYSQLEGRTRTLSQRLRADPTYAAPEVMRQEKPDGRADVYSLGLVLLEMVSGRYPLDPPDVAMPVGESPAVARYNARVRAERASWASLGELADRILHFGPEDVERVARDVPEPLKRILHKALRPHPDDRYPSGGELRAELCAWQRTQGKRFGRAQAAAELRALMRQKPSPQDTRAFPLERGVLLTPEEAETARRKGRG; the protein is encoded by the coding sequence GTGACAGGTCCATCCAGAGACAACCCCCTTCCCCTGCTGCGTCCCCAGGGCCCCGACGGGCTCCTGTTCGAGGGACCCGAGTACCGCTACACATACGTCTCCACCTTGTTGGATGACCATGAGGAGTCCAATCCCCTGGTCATCGCCCGGCGCACGTCCTTGGACGAGATGGATATTCCGTGCCTCGTCACCCTCAAGCAGGTGACAACCCCCGCCGGGGAGGAGCGCCGGGACAGGGCGATCGAGGAGGTTCAACTCGCCACGCAGTTGGACCACCCCGCCATCGCCCGGGTGTATGGATTGGAGATCCACCAAGGCGAGCCCTTCGTGGTGATGGAGTACAACCCCGGTATCTTCCTGCAGACCGCCCTGGAGACCGCCCTGCTCCAGGGCAGGACGCTGTCTCCGGCCTACGCCGTGTTCATCGCGGCGGAGATGGCCGACGCCATCCATTACGCCTGGAACAGCCAGGGAGAAGATGGCCAGCCGCTCCGGGTCGTCCACCGGGCGATCCACCCGATGCAGATCCGCCTGGAGAACGGGGGCCGCGTGAAGCTCCTGGACTTCGGCATGGCCTATTCACAGTTGGAGGGACGGACGAGGACGCTCTCCCAGAGGCTGCGCGCGGATCCGACCTACGCCGCGCCCGAGGTGATGCGCCAGGAGAAGCCCGATGGGCGGGCGGACGTGTACTCGCTGGGCCTGGTGCTGCTGGAGATGGTGTCGGGCCGCTATCCGCTGGATCCTCCGGACGTGGCGATGCCGGTGGGCGAGTCGCCCGCCGTGGCCCGGTACAACGCGCGCGTGCGGGCCGAGCGCGCCTCGTGGGCGAGCCTGGGGGAGCTGGCCGACCGCATCCTGCACTTCGGACCCGAGGACGTGGAGCGGGTGGCCCGGGACGTCCCCGAGCCCCTCAAACGCATCCTCCACAAGGCGCTGCGTCCCCATCCCGATGACCGCTACCCGAGCGGCGGGGAGCTACGCGCCGAGCTGTGCGCGTGGCAGAGGACGCAGGGCAAGCGTTTCGGGCGCGCCCAGGCCGCCGCGGAGTTGAGGGCGCTCATGCGCCAGAAGCCCTCGCCCCAGGACACGCGCGCCTTTCCGCTCGAACGAGGCGTCCTGCTCACGCCCGAGGAAGCGGAGACGGCGCGGCGCAAGGGCCGGGGGTAA
- a CDS encoding DUF6310 domain-containing protein encodes MRLRACIALLLIVSACATPAQSPGAPATRDPRLANLQRAAKLPWMDGGRCVVGEASEPWPVLVERCFHALDHDRLEFHDSTGRCTVASAGAAAVGLGVCVLAAPEIVVGAVVVTGVVVVGFAIKEALDAYELRRSRPEVGPAAETRPVPETMPAPREPSPKQRPKPEPKGPDFPPVGPIETSERERRRRCEPIPVRHLGGNHLHNQCADKIPNNSFPGRDVFVNGKNFDALQLATRTLWEVKTDNFDTYTADLKDIVVRSQMPKMQHERELARACGFDFKVGVRSATHKVALLKQDRTLNVVVMEWC; translated from the coding sequence ATGCGTCTCCGAGCGTGCATCGCACTTCTACTCATTGTCTCGGCCTGCGCTACGCCAGCGCAAAGCCCAGGAGCGCCAGCGACCCGGGACCCGAGGCTGGCCAACCTCCAGCGAGCGGCGAAGCTGCCCTGGATGGACGGAGGCCGGTGCGTCGTCGGGGAGGCTTCCGAGCCCTGGCCCGTGCTGGTGGAGCGGTGCTTTCATGCCCTGGACCATGACCGGCTCGAGTTTCACGATTCCACGGGGAGATGCACGGTCGCCTCCGCGGGTGCCGCGGCCGTGGGACTTGGGGTCTGTGTCTTGGCGGCACCGGAGATCGTGGTGGGTGCGGTGGTGGTGACGGGTGTGGTGGTGGTGGGATTCGCCATCAAAGAAGCGCTGGATGCGTATGAGCTGAGGAGGAGCCGCCCCGAGGTAGGGCCCGCAGCTGAAACGCGGCCCGTGCCTGAAACGATGCCCGCTCCGCGAGAACCCTCGCCGAAACAAAGGCCCAAGCCGGAGCCCAAAGGGCCGGATTTTCCTCCCGTGGGGCCCATCGAAACCTCGGAGCGAGAGCGTCGCCGCAGGTGCGAACCCATCCCAGTGCGTCACTTGGGCGGGAATCATCTGCACAACCAATGCGCCGACAAAATACCGAACAACAGCTTCCCCGGTAGGGATGTGTTCGTGAATGGAAAGAACTTCGACGCGCTGCAACTGGCCACGCGCACGCTGTGGGAGGTCAAGACCGACAACTTCGATACGTACACGGCCGACCTGAAGGACATTGTGGTCAGGAGTCAGATGCCGAAGATGCAGCACGAGCGCGAACTCGCCAGGGCCTGCGGATTTGACTTCAAGGTCGGTGTGCGCAGCGCCACTCACAAAGTTGCCCTGCTCAAGCAAGACCGCACCCTCAATGTTGTCGTCATGGAATGGTGCTGA
- a CDS encoding DUF5953 family protein produces MTTTSSSLGLIAYAPALTRDDSRPLTIVHGMERAFPGLHLGWMISEEGQRIPLPDRDVFVARERKDGGFPLLRNGDDTFRVTVTGWERPAGSSPGSHAQFEVHADLPLDTRGVAAAVDVLEAVGEGARAFWGHVDPEEVAVTVSEQFRHPGNAPHIPPKGLPSLNLPWELSEPEIPHYLGWLNYWSAAAARAIGFPDPARDAELLSRARRTATGGWVVRLTDAPLDLDNPAHLDALKRAYARFPEIGGRSTP; encoded by the coding sequence ATGACAACCACGTCAAGCTCCCTCGGCCTTATCGCCTACGCTCCTGCGCTAACCAGGGACGATAGCCGCCCTCTGACCATTGTTCATGGGATGGAACGCGCATTCCCCGGCTTGCACCTGGGGTGGATGATTTCCGAAGAGGGGCAACGCATCCCCCTTCCGGATCGAGATGTCTTTGTCGCCCGCGAAAGGAAGGACGGGGGATTTCCGCTCCTGCGCAACGGCGATGATACGTTCCGGGTGACCGTGACGGGATGGGAACGACCAGCGGGCAGCTCGCCGGGTAGTCACGCACAGTTTGAAGTCCACGCGGACCTGCCATTGGACACAAGGGGCGTCGCGGCGGCGGTGGATGTGCTGGAGGCGGTCGGGGAGGGTGCTCGCGCGTTCTGGGGGCACGTGGATCCGGAGGAGGTGGCCGTGACAGTGTCGGAACAGTTTCGCCATCCGGGGAATGCTCCGCATATCCCACCTAAAGGGCTGCCCTCCCTCAACCTCCCATGGGAACTCTCCGAACCCGAGATTCCGCATTACCTCGGGTGGCTGAACTACTGGTCGGCAGCCGCCGCACGGGCCATCGGCTTCCCGGATCCGGCCCGCGATGCCGAGTTGCTCTCACGGGCGCGGCGTACCGCGACGGGCGGGTGGGTTGTCCGGCTCACCGATGCGCCACTCGACTTGGACAACCCCGCGCACCTGGATGCGCTCAAACGGGCCTACGCGCGCTTCCCGGAGATCGGCGGGCGCTCGACTCCCTGA
- a CDS encoding SDR family oxidoreductase, translating to MSRSLSGQVALVTGAAAGIGRATALAFAREGLKVVVSDVDVAGGEGTAARIRETGGEARFIRCDVTREAEVRALMEGVVAAYGRLDYAFNNAGIDIEKGKLADGSEAEFDAIMGVNVKGVWLCLKHEIPVMLAQGGGAIVNTASVAGLGGAPKMSIYAASKHAVIGLTKSVAVEYAKKNVRINAVCPAVIDTDMFRRAHEADPRKAQFAAAVHPIGRIGKVEEVAGAVLYLCSDAAGFTTGIALPVDGGATAI from the coding sequence ATGAGTCGTTCGCTTTCTGGTCAGGTGGCCCTGGTCACTGGCGCCGCCGCCGGCATCGGCCGGGCCACGGCCCTGGCTTTCGCCCGCGAGGGCCTCAAGGTCGTGGTGTCGGACGTCGACGTGGCGGGGGGCGAGGGCACCGCCGCGCGGATCCGCGAGACGGGTGGCGAGGCCCGCTTCATCCGCTGTGACGTCACCCGCGAGGCCGAGGTCCGCGCGCTGATGGAGGGAGTCGTAGCGGCCTATGGACGACTCGACTATGCCTTCAACAACGCGGGCATCGACATCGAGAAGGGCAAGCTGGCCGACGGCAGCGAGGCCGAGTTCGACGCCATCATGGGCGTGAACGTCAAGGGCGTGTGGCTGTGCCTGAAGCACGAGATTCCGGTGATGCTCGCCCAGGGCGGGGGAGCCATCGTGAATACAGCCTCCGTCGCGGGCCTGGGCGGGGCGCCGAAGATGAGCATCTACGCCGCCTCCAAACACGCGGTGATTGGCCTGACCAAATCGGTGGCGGTTGAGTACGCGAAGAAGAACGTGCGGATCAACGCGGTCTGTCCGGCGGTGATCGACACCGACATGTTCCGCCGCGCCCACGAGGCTGATCCGCGCAAGGCGCAGTTCGCCGCCGCCGTGCACCCGATCGGACGGATCGGCAAGGTCGAGGAAGTCGCCGGAGCGGTGCTCTACCTGTGCAGTGATGCCGCGGGCTTCACCACGGGCATCGCCCTGCCGGTGGACGGCGGCGCCACGGCGATCTGA